From one Paramormyrops kingsleyae isolate MSU_618 chromosome 1, PKINGS_0.4, whole genome shotgun sequence genomic stretch:
- the LOC111854620 gene encoding transforming growth factor beta receptor type 3-like isoform X2, producing the protein MAGKDVASVLFFAHCYFTSAGPLSSMACEILPVKDAHPVQAQWLSFSTLSGCASRETIGLPQEVHLITLRHRSPEEPTEPTDVILHVKPIQSLLIHQKPLIFVLSSPWPVMWKLRAENLAPHVKRTLHISKRSEVLFEVGNFSAFSNVLAENLPRGKQRLVTWAKRKYKAVTSFSEIKAAKNIYMKVGEDSMSSETCKIVKKFRSQNCLTGYLQTSKGCVLPYRAHNHEIHIIILQAPDPNSTFQKDVTVDIKVLDKDKLTHHDVVLILKCEKPVHWVIRSRGIMSKLKILTPDSVTLDSDTETLISKISRQDVPSLPQLLMQWAEEHNYSPVTSFTSTEVANHFTLWLRELDEVADPLKSTLSPQLAVLHRYEPYPSSAPQHRVPHLFLPASVKERPWPAVDHEAAFRVGLSVLCEEHRMVVIMDKEGLQANGYSKVKLTLQDPDCNAKSNATHYILETLLTGCQTTKYPFFPSPVVIYFNTILIGQLQPEGGSGWPFDYEDITTEPMEPIFSILFNCTYRNNKGPLAPFPSHGRHKDPMNNITFNMELYNTDLFYYTLPQPFLTISENKPIFVEVSATKSDHELEFMIQTCFISPNSNPNIASEYTLIENICPTDDSVRYYPRQLEFPFLHAQTDRKRFSFNFRSKFNMSLLFLHCEMSLCTKRQSSHGLPKCIQPDEACTSVNMDVIMAVMTPSTKTSTRPLVVLSDNKPQEPSGPSTRTFLQAPLQSNKEYIMYVLDTPVMVGITFAAFIIGAILTAALWFIYSRTGGG; encoded by the exons ATGGCAGGCAAGGATGTCGCATCGGTTTTGTTCTTTGCTCATTGTTACTTCACATCTGCAG GTCCATTATCATCAATGGCCTGTGAAATTTTGCCTGTGAAGGATGCACACCCTGTGCAAGCCCAGTGGCTGAGCTTCAGCACCTTATCCGGCTGTGCCAGCAGGGAGACCATAGGGCTCCCCCAGGAGGTGCATCTCATCACGCTGAGGCACAGGAGCCCCGAGGAGCCCACAGAACCCACTGAT GTTATTCTACATGTGAAGCCAATTCAGTCTTTGCTCATCCACCAGAAACCCCTGATATTCGTGCTCAGCTCCCCCTGGCCGGTGATGTGGAAATTGAGGGCTGAGAATCTGGCCCCCCATGTAAAGCGCACCCTGCAC ATATCAAAAAGATCAGAGGTTCTGTTTGAGGTGGGAAATTTTTCAGCTTTCAGCAACGTACTTGCAGAAAACTTGCCACGTGGCAAACAACGCCTTGTTACCTGGGCAAAGAGGAAGTACAAAGCGGTCACTTCCTTCTCTGAAATCAAAGCTGCCAAAAATATCTATATGAAAGTTGGTGAAG ATTCCATGTCTTCCGAGACCTGCAAGATTGTGAAGAAATTCCGATCTCAAAACTGCCTGACTGGTTATCTACAGACATCCAAAGGCTGTGTTCTGCCATACCGAGCCCATAATCATGAAATCCACATCATCATATTACAGGCCCCAGACCCCAACAG TACATTTCAAAAAGATGTGACTGTGGATATTAAAGTACTGGACAAAGATAAGCTCACTCACCATGATGTGGTACTCATCCTGAAGTGTGAGAAGCCAGTCCACTGGGTGATCCGATCTCGAGGCATCATGAGCAAGCTGAAAATCTTG ACCCCAGACAGTGTAACGCTGGATTCTGACACTGAAACGCTGATTTCCAAGATCAGCAGGCAGGATGTTCCTTCTCTACCCCAGCTCCTAATGCAGTGGGCTGAGGAGCATAACTACAGTCCCGTCACCTCATTCACTAGCACAGAAGTAGCCAATCACTTTACATTGTGGTTGAGGGAATTAG ATGAGGTTGCAGATCCTTTGAAGAGCACGTTAAGCCCACAGCTGGCTGTCCTTCACCGTTATGAACCCTACCCAAGCTCCGCCCCCCAGCATAGGGTACCGCATCTCTTCCTACCCGCATCTGTCAAGGAGAGACCTTGGCCTGCCGTGGATCACGAGGCCGCCTTCAGGGTTGGGCTGAGTGTGCTTTGTGAGGAGCACAGGATGGTGGTGATCATGGACAAAGAGGGCCTGCAG GCTAACGGGTATTCAAAGGTCAAACTTACTCTGCAGGATCCTGACTGTAATGCAAAGTCTAACGCTACTCACTACATCCTGGAAACACTCCTTACAGGTTGCCAAACCACCAAGTACCCTTTTTTCCCAAGCCCAGTGGTAATCTACTTTAACAca ATTCTTATTGGCCAGTTGCAGCCCGAGGGGGGAAGTGGCTGGCCATTTGATTATGAGGACATAACTACAGAACCCATGGAACCAATATTTTCCATCCTG TTTAACTGcacatacagaaacaacaagggGCCTTTAGCCCCATTTCCCTCTCATGGCCGCCACAAGGACCCTATGAACAACATAACATTCAACATGGAGCTTTACAACACAGACCTTTTCTACTACACATTACCTCAGCCCTTCCTCACCATCTCGGAAAACAAGCCCATCTTTGTGGAG GTTTCTGCCACCAAATCCGACCACGAGCTTGAGTTTATGATACAAACGTGTTTTATCTCGCCCAATTCGAACCCTAACATAGCATCGGAGTACACCCTCATTGAAAATATCTGCCCTACGGATGACTCTGTGCGGTATTACCCCCGACAACTGGAATTCCCTTTCCTACATGCGCAAACAGACAGAAAGAGGTTCAGCTTTAACTTCCGGTCGAAGTTCAACATGTCCCTGCTTTTCCTGCACTGTGAGATGTCCCTCTGCACCAAACGCCAGAGCAGTCATGGTCTGCCAAAG TGTATACAGCCTGATGAGGCTTGTACCTCTGTCAACATGGATGTCATTATGGCTGTAATGACACCGAGCACCAAGACTTCCACCCGACCACTGGTGGTACTGTCAGACAACAAACCACAGGAGCCATCAG GACCGTCCACCCGGACATTTCTACAGGCTCCCCTCCAATCCAATAAAGAGT ATATAATGTATGTCCTGGATACTCCAGTGATGGTTGGAATCACTTTCGCAGCGTTTATCATCGGGGCTATTTTAACAGCAGCTTTGTGGTTCATTTACTCTCGCACAG GTGGTGGATAA
- the LOC111854620 gene encoding transforming growth factor beta receptor type 3-like isoform X4, with the protein MAGKDVASVLFFAHCYFTSAGPLSSMACEILPVKDAHPVQAQWLSFSTLSGCASRETIGLPQEVHLITLRHRSPEEPTEPTDKPLIFVLSSPWPVMWKLRAENLAPHVKRTLHISKRSEVLFEVGNFSAFSNVLAENLPRGKQRLVTWAKRKYKAVTSFSEIKAAKNIYMKVGEDSMSSETCKIVKKFRSQNCLTGYLQTSKGCVLPYRAHNHEIHIIILQAPDPNSSTFQKDVTVDIKVLDKDKLTHHDVVLILKCEKPVHWVIRSRGIMSKLKILTPDSVTLDSDTETLISKISRQDVPSLPQLLMQWAEEHNYSPVTSFTSTEVANHFTLWLRELDEVADPLKSTLSPQLAVLHRYEPYPSSAPQHRVPHLFLPASVKERPWPAVDHEAAFRVGLSVLCEEHRMVVIMDKEGLQANGYSKVKLTLQDPDCNAKSNATHYILETLLTGCQTTKYPFFPSPVVIYFNTILIGQLQPEGGSGWPFDYEDITTEPMEPIFSILFNCTYRNNKGPLAPFPSHGRHKDPMNNITFNMELYNTDLFYYTLPQPFLTISENKPIFVEVSATKSDHELEFMIQTCFISPNSNPNIASEYTLIENICPTDDSVRYYPRQLEFPFLHAQTDRKRFSFNFRSKFNMSLLFLHCEMSLCTKRQSSHGLPKCIQPDEACTSVNMDVIMAVMTPSTKTSTRPLVVLSDNKPQEPSGPSTRTFLQAPLQSNKEYIMYVLDTPVMVGITFAAFIIGAILTAALWFIYSRTGGG; encoded by the exons ATGGCAGGCAAGGATGTCGCATCGGTTTTGTTCTTTGCTCATTGTTACTTCACATCTGCAG GTCCATTATCATCAATGGCCTGTGAAATTTTGCCTGTGAAGGATGCACACCCTGTGCAAGCCCAGTGGCTGAGCTTCAGCACCTTATCCGGCTGTGCCAGCAGGGAGACCATAGGGCTCCCCCAGGAGGTGCATCTCATCACGCTGAGGCACAGGAGCCCCGAGGAGCCCACAGAACCCACTGAT AAACCCCTGATATTCGTGCTCAGCTCCCCCTGGCCGGTGATGTGGAAATTGAGGGCTGAGAATCTGGCCCCCCATGTAAAGCGCACCCTGCAC ATATCAAAAAGATCAGAGGTTCTGTTTGAGGTGGGAAATTTTTCAGCTTTCAGCAACGTACTTGCAGAAAACTTGCCACGTGGCAAACAACGCCTTGTTACCTGGGCAAAGAGGAAGTACAAAGCGGTCACTTCCTTCTCTGAAATCAAAGCTGCCAAAAATATCTATATGAAAGTTGGTGAAG ATTCCATGTCTTCCGAGACCTGCAAGATTGTGAAGAAATTCCGATCTCAAAACTGCCTGACTGGTTATCTACAGACATCCAAAGGCTGTGTTCTGCCATACCGAGCCCATAATCATGAAATCCACATCATCATATTACAGGCCCCAGACCCCAACAG TAGTACATTTCAAAAAGATGTGACTGTGGATATTAAAGTACTGGACAAAGATAAGCTCACTCACCATGATGTGGTACTCATCCTGAAGTGTGAGAAGCCAGTCCACTGGGTGATCCGATCTCGAGGCATCATGAGCAAGCTGAAAATCTTG ACCCCAGACAGTGTAACGCTGGATTCTGACACTGAAACGCTGATTTCCAAGATCAGCAGGCAGGATGTTCCTTCTCTACCCCAGCTCCTAATGCAGTGGGCTGAGGAGCATAACTACAGTCCCGTCACCTCATTCACTAGCACAGAAGTAGCCAATCACTTTACATTGTGGTTGAGGGAATTAG ATGAGGTTGCAGATCCTTTGAAGAGCACGTTAAGCCCACAGCTGGCTGTCCTTCACCGTTATGAACCCTACCCAAGCTCCGCCCCCCAGCATAGGGTACCGCATCTCTTCCTACCCGCATCTGTCAAGGAGAGACCTTGGCCTGCCGTGGATCACGAGGCCGCCTTCAGGGTTGGGCTGAGTGTGCTTTGTGAGGAGCACAGGATGGTGGTGATCATGGACAAAGAGGGCCTGCAG GCTAACGGGTATTCAAAGGTCAAACTTACTCTGCAGGATCCTGACTGTAATGCAAAGTCTAACGCTACTCACTACATCCTGGAAACACTCCTTACAGGTTGCCAAACCACCAAGTACCCTTTTTTCCCAAGCCCAGTGGTAATCTACTTTAACAca ATTCTTATTGGCCAGTTGCAGCCCGAGGGGGGAAGTGGCTGGCCATTTGATTATGAGGACATAACTACAGAACCCATGGAACCAATATTTTCCATCCTG TTTAACTGcacatacagaaacaacaagggGCCTTTAGCCCCATTTCCCTCTCATGGCCGCCACAAGGACCCTATGAACAACATAACATTCAACATGGAGCTTTACAACACAGACCTTTTCTACTACACATTACCTCAGCCCTTCCTCACCATCTCGGAAAACAAGCCCATCTTTGTGGAG GTTTCTGCCACCAAATCCGACCACGAGCTTGAGTTTATGATACAAACGTGTTTTATCTCGCCCAATTCGAACCCTAACATAGCATCGGAGTACACCCTCATTGAAAATATCTGCCCTACGGATGACTCTGTGCGGTATTACCCCCGACAACTGGAATTCCCTTTCCTACATGCGCAAACAGACAGAAAGAGGTTCAGCTTTAACTTCCGGTCGAAGTTCAACATGTCCCTGCTTTTCCTGCACTGTGAGATGTCCCTCTGCACCAAACGCCAGAGCAGTCATGGTCTGCCAAAG TGTATACAGCCTGATGAGGCTTGTACCTCTGTCAACATGGATGTCATTATGGCTGTAATGACACCGAGCACCAAGACTTCCACCCGACCACTGGTGGTACTGTCAGACAACAAACCACAGGAGCCATCAG GACCGTCCACCCGGACATTTCTACAGGCTCCCCTCCAATCCAATAAAGAGT ATATAATGTATGTCCTGGATACTCCAGTGATGGTTGGAATCACTTTCGCAGCGTTTATCATCGGGGCTATTTTAACAGCAGCTTTGTGGTTCATTTACTCTCGCACAG GTGGTGGATAA
- the LOC111854620 gene encoding transforming growth factor beta receptor type 3-like isoform X3: protein MAGKDVASVLFFAHCYFTSAGPLSSMACEILPVKDAHPVQAQWLSFSTLSGCASRETIGLPQEVHLITLRHRSPEEPTEPTDVILHVKPIQSLLIHQKPLIFVLSSPWPVMWKLRAENLAPHVKRTLHISKRSEVLFEVGNFSAFSNVLAENLPRGKQRLVTWAKRKYKAVTSFSEIKAAKNIYMKVGEDSMSSETCKIVKKFRSQNCLTGYLQTSKGCVLPYRAHNHEIHIIILQAPDPNSSTFQKDVTVDIKVLDKDKLTHHDVVLILKCEKPVHWVIRSRGIMSKLKILTPDSVTLDSDTETLISKISRQDVPSLPQLLMQWAEEHNYSPVTSFTSTEVANHFTLWLRELDPLKSTLSPQLAVLHRYEPYPSSAPQHRVPHLFLPASVKERPWPAVDHEAAFRVGLSVLCEEHRMVVIMDKEGLQANGYSKVKLTLQDPDCNAKSNATHYILETLLTGCQTTKYPFFPSPVVIYFNTILIGQLQPEGGSGWPFDYEDITTEPMEPIFSILFNCTYRNNKGPLAPFPSHGRHKDPMNNITFNMELYNTDLFYYTLPQPFLTISENKPIFVEVSATKSDHELEFMIQTCFISPNSNPNIASEYTLIENICPTDDSVRYYPRQLEFPFLHAQTDRKRFSFNFRSKFNMSLLFLHCEMSLCTKRQSSHGLPKCIQPDEACTSVNMDVIMAVMTPSTKTSTRPLVVLSDNKPQEPSGPSTRTFLQAPLQSNKEYIMYVLDTPVMVGITFAAFIIGAILTAALWFIYSRTGGG, encoded by the exons ATGGCAGGCAAGGATGTCGCATCGGTTTTGTTCTTTGCTCATTGTTACTTCACATCTGCAG GTCCATTATCATCAATGGCCTGTGAAATTTTGCCTGTGAAGGATGCACACCCTGTGCAAGCCCAGTGGCTGAGCTTCAGCACCTTATCCGGCTGTGCCAGCAGGGAGACCATAGGGCTCCCCCAGGAGGTGCATCTCATCACGCTGAGGCACAGGAGCCCCGAGGAGCCCACAGAACCCACTGAT GTTATTCTACATGTGAAGCCAATTCAGTCTTTGCTCATCCACCAGAAACCCCTGATATTCGTGCTCAGCTCCCCCTGGCCGGTGATGTGGAAATTGAGGGCTGAGAATCTGGCCCCCCATGTAAAGCGCACCCTGCAC ATATCAAAAAGATCAGAGGTTCTGTTTGAGGTGGGAAATTTTTCAGCTTTCAGCAACGTACTTGCAGAAAACTTGCCACGTGGCAAACAACGCCTTGTTACCTGGGCAAAGAGGAAGTACAAAGCGGTCACTTCCTTCTCTGAAATCAAAGCTGCCAAAAATATCTATATGAAAGTTGGTGAAG ATTCCATGTCTTCCGAGACCTGCAAGATTGTGAAGAAATTCCGATCTCAAAACTGCCTGACTGGTTATCTACAGACATCCAAAGGCTGTGTTCTGCCATACCGAGCCCATAATCATGAAATCCACATCATCATATTACAGGCCCCAGACCCCAACAG TAGTACATTTCAAAAAGATGTGACTGTGGATATTAAAGTACTGGACAAAGATAAGCTCACTCACCATGATGTGGTACTCATCCTGAAGTGTGAGAAGCCAGTCCACTGGGTGATCCGATCTCGAGGCATCATGAGCAAGCTGAAAATCTTG ACCCCAGACAGTGTAACGCTGGATTCTGACACTGAAACGCTGATTTCCAAGATCAGCAGGCAGGATGTTCCTTCTCTACCCCAGCTCCTAATGCAGTGGGCTGAGGAGCATAACTACAGTCCCGTCACCTCATTCACTAGCACAGAAGTAGCCAATCACTTTACATTGTGGTTGAGGGAATTAG ATCCTTTGAAGAGCACGTTAAGCCCACAGCTGGCTGTCCTTCACCGTTATGAACCCTACCCAAGCTCCGCCCCCCAGCATAGGGTACCGCATCTCTTCCTACCCGCATCTGTCAAGGAGAGACCTTGGCCTGCCGTGGATCACGAGGCCGCCTTCAGGGTTGGGCTGAGTGTGCTTTGTGAGGAGCACAGGATGGTGGTGATCATGGACAAAGAGGGCCTGCAG GCTAACGGGTATTCAAAGGTCAAACTTACTCTGCAGGATCCTGACTGTAATGCAAAGTCTAACGCTACTCACTACATCCTGGAAACACTCCTTACAGGTTGCCAAACCACCAAGTACCCTTTTTTCCCAAGCCCAGTGGTAATCTACTTTAACAca ATTCTTATTGGCCAGTTGCAGCCCGAGGGGGGAAGTGGCTGGCCATTTGATTATGAGGACATAACTACAGAACCCATGGAACCAATATTTTCCATCCTG TTTAACTGcacatacagaaacaacaagggGCCTTTAGCCCCATTTCCCTCTCATGGCCGCCACAAGGACCCTATGAACAACATAACATTCAACATGGAGCTTTACAACACAGACCTTTTCTACTACACATTACCTCAGCCCTTCCTCACCATCTCGGAAAACAAGCCCATCTTTGTGGAG GTTTCTGCCACCAAATCCGACCACGAGCTTGAGTTTATGATACAAACGTGTTTTATCTCGCCCAATTCGAACCCTAACATAGCATCGGAGTACACCCTCATTGAAAATATCTGCCCTACGGATGACTCTGTGCGGTATTACCCCCGACAACTGGAATTCCCTTTCCTACATGCGCAAACAGACAGAAAGAGGTTCAGCTTTAACTTCCGGTCGAAGTTCAACATGTCCCTGCTTTTCCTGCACTGTGAGATGTCCCTCTGCACCAAACGCCAGAGCAGTCATGGTCTGCCAAAG TGTATACAGCCTGATGAGGCTTGTACCTCTGTCAACATGGATGTCATTATGGCTGTAATGACACCGAGCACCAAGACTTCCACCCGACCACTGGTGGTACTGTCAGACAACAAACCACAGGAGCCATCAG GACCGTCCACCCGGACATTTCTACAGGCTCCCCTCCAATCCAATAAAGAGT ATATAATGTATGTCCTGGATACTCCAGTGATGGTTGGAATCACTTTCGCAGCGTTTATCATCGGGGCTATTTTAACAGCAGCTTTGTGGTTCATTTACTCTCGCACAG GTGGTGGATAA
- the LOC111854620 gene encoding transforming growth factor beta receptor type 3-like isoform X1, protein MAGKDVASVLFFAHCYFTSAGPLSSMACEILPVKDAHPVQAQWLSFSTLSGCASRETIGLPQEVHLITLRHRSPEEPTEPTDVILHVKPIQSLLIHQKPLIFVLSSPWPVMWKLRAENLAPHVKRTLHISKRSEVLFEVGNFSAFSNVLAENLPRGKQRLVTWAKRKYKAVTSFSEIKAAKNIYMKVGEDSMSSETCKIVKKFRSQNCLTGYLQTSKGCVLPYRAHNHEIHIIILQAPDPNSSTFQKDVTVDIKVLDKDKLTHHDVVLILKCEKPVHWVIRSRGIMSKLKILTPDSVTLDSDTETLISKISRQDVPSLPQLLMQWAEEHNYSPVTSFTSTEVANHFTLWLRELDEVADPLKSTLSPQLAVLHRYEPYPSSAPQHRVPHLFLPASVKERPWPAVDHEAAFRVGLSVLCEEHRMVVIMDKEGLQANGYSKVKLTLQDPDCNAKSNATHYILETLLTGCQTTKYPFFPSPVVIYFNTILIGQLQPEGGSGWPFDYEDITTEPMEPIFSILFNCTYRNNKGPLAPFPSHGRHKDPMNNITFNMELYNTDLFYYTLPQPFLTISENKPIFVEVSATKSDHELEFMIQTCFISPNSNPNIASEYTLIENICPTDDSVRYYPRQLEFPFLHAQTDRKRFSFNFRSKFNMSLLFLHCEMSLCTKRQSSHGLPKCIQPDEACTSVNMDVIMAVMTPSTKTSTRPLVVLSDNKPQEPSGPSTRTFLQAPLQSNKEYIMYVLDTPVMVGITFAAFIIGAILTAALWFIYSRTGGG, encoded by the exons ATGGCAGGCAAGGATGTCGCATCGGTTTTGTTCTTTGCTCATTGTTACTTCACATCTGCAG GTCCATTATCATCAATGGCCTGTGAAATTTTGCCTGTGAAGGATGCACACCCTGTGCAAGCCCAGTGGCTGAGCTTCAGCACCTTATCCGGCTGTGCCAGCAGGGAGACCATAGGGCTCCCCCAGGAGGTGCATCTCATCACGCTGAGGCACAGGAGCCCCGAGGAGCCCACAGAACCCACTGAT GTTATTCTACATGTGAAGCCAATTCAGTCTTTGCTCATCCACCAGAAACCCCTGATATTCGTGCTCAGCTCCCCCTGGCCGGTGATGTGGAAATTGAGGGCTGAGAATCTGGCCCCCCATGTAAAGCGCACCCTGCAC ATATCAAAAAGATCAGAGGTTCTGTTTGAGGTGGGAAATTTTTCAGCTTTCAGCAACGTACTTGCAGAAAACTTGCCACGTGGCAAACAACGCCTTGTTACCTGGGCAAAGAGGAAGTACAAAGCGGTCACTTCCTTCTCTGAAATCAAAGCTGCCAAAAATATCTATATGAAAGTTGGTGAAG ATTCCATGTCTTCCGAGACCTGCAAGATTGTGAAGAAATTCCGATCTCAAAACTGCCTGACTGGTTATCTACAGACATCCAAAGGCTGTGTTCTGCCATACCGAGCCCATAATCATGAAATCCACATCATCATATTACAGGCCCCAGACCCCAACAG TAGTACATTTCAAAAAGATGTGACTGTGGATATTAAAGTACTGGACAAAGATAAGCTCACTCACCATGATGTGGTACTCATCCTGAAGTGTGAGAAGCCAGTCCACTGGGTGATCCGATCTCGAGGCATCATGAGCAAGCTGAAAATCTTG ACCCCAGACAGTGTAACGCTGGATTCTGACACTGAAACGCTGATTTCCAAGATCAGCAGGCAGGATGTTCCTTCTCTACCCCAGCTCCTAATGCAGTGGGCTGAGGAGCATAACTACAGTCCCGTCACCTCATTCACTAGCACAGAAGTAGCCAATCACTTTACATTGTGGTTGAGGGAATTAG ATGAGGTTGCAGATCCTTTGAAGAGCACGTTAAGCCCACAGCTGGCTGTCCTTCACCGTTATGAACCCTACCCAAGCTCCGCCCCCCAGCATAGGGTACCGCATCTCTTCCTACCCGCATCTGTCAAGGAGAGACCTTGGCCTGCCGTGGATCACGAGGCCGCCTTCAGGGTTGGGCTGAGTGTGCTTTGTGAGGAGCACAGGATGGTGGTGATCATGGACAAAGAGGGCCTGCAG GCTAACGGGTATTCAAAGGTCAAACTTACTCTGCAGGATCCTGACTGTAATGCAAAGTCTAACGCTACTCACTACATCCTGGAAACACTCCTTACAGGTTGCCAAACCACCAAGTACCCTTTTTTCCCAAGCCCAGTGGTAATCTACTTTAACAca ATTCTTATTGGCCAGTTGCAGCCCGAGGGGGGAAGTGGCTGGCCATTTGATTATGAGGACATAACTACAGAACCCATGGAACCAATATTTTCCATCCTG TTTAACTGcacatacagaaacaacaagggGCCTTTAGCCCCATTTCCCTCTCATGGCCGCCACAAGGACCCTATGAACAACATAACATTCAACATGGAGCTTTACAACACAGACCTTTTCTACTACACATTACCTCAGCCCTTCCTCACCATCTCGGAAAACAAGCCCATCTTTGTGGAG GTTTCTGCCACCAAATCCGACCACGAGCTTGAGTTTATGATACAAACGTGTTTTATCTCGCCCAATTCGAACCCTAACATAGCATCGGAGTACACCCTCATTGAAAATATCTGCCCTACGGATGACTCTGTGCGGTATTACCCCCGACAACTGGAATTCCCTTTCCTACATGCGCAAACAGACAGAAAGAGGTTCAGCTTTAACTTCCGGTCGAAGTTCAACATGTCCCTGCTTTTCCTGCACTGTGAGATGTCCCTCTGCACCAAACGCCAGAGCAGTCATGGTCTGCCAAAG TGTATACAGCCTGATGAGGCTTGTACCTCTGTCAACATGGATGTCATTATGGCTGTAATGACACCGAGCACCAAGACTTCCACCCGACCACTGGTGGTACTGTCAGACAACAAACCACAGGAGCCATCAG GACCGTCCACCCGGACATTTCTACAGGCTCCCCTCCAATCCAATAAAGAGT ATATAATGTATGTCCTGGATACTCCAGTGATGGTTGGAATCACTTTCGCAGCGTTTATCATCGGGGCTATTTTAACAGCAGCTTTGTGGTTCATTTACTCTCGCACAG GTGGTGGATAA